The Sorangiineae bacterium MSr11367 genome window below encodes:
- a CDS encoding dihydrofolate reductase family protein, whose translation MKTILWAALSANGNYARSSQRHPPKPEATADFAAHAREHGNFIVGRQTFLEFQENASRRPQSASMDGIDIVVVSSTLALPPGAPAQTAPDARAALALLRGRGHQTALVVGGERTHNAFLSAGLVDEVIVVVTPSFEDEGRKITLSRGERREATLIEHTSLGGGLIRLRYALGSVDTW comes from the coding sequence ATGAAAACGATCCTTTGGGCCGCCCTCTCCGCCAACGGAAACTACGCTCGCTCCTCCCAGCGCCACCCTCCGAAGCCCGAAGCCACGGCCGACTTCGCCGCGCATGCACGGGAGCACGGTAACTTCATCGTCGGGAGGCAGACATTTCTCGAGTTCCAGGAAAACGCCTCGCGTCGGCCGCAGAGCGCGTCGATGGACGGTATCGACATCGTTGTCGTGTCGAGCACCTTGGCCTTGCCCCCCGGCGCTCCGGCGCAGACCGCCCCCGACGCACGCGCCGCACTCGCGCTCCTTCGTGGGCGCGGACACCAAACGGCCCTCGTCGTCGGCGGCGAGCGTACCCACAATGCGTTCCTCTCGGCCGGCCTCGTGGACGAGGTCATCGTCGTCGTCACCCCATCGTTCGAAGACGAAGGGCGCAAGATCACACTTTCGCGCGGCGAGCGCCGAGAAGCGACATTGATCGAGCACACGTCACTCGGCGGAGGCCTGATCCGACTTCGCTACGCGCTAGGCTCCGTGGACACCTGGTAG